The genomic window CGGCAGACGGGAGAGATGGCCGATGAGCACCTCGAGGGAGTTCATACTCCCCCCAGGAGAGGAGGGAAGAGCCCGGACTGGAGCTTGCCCACGAGCTCAGTACGGAGTTTCCCCAGGGCATTGGTGAGCGCGGCCTTCACCAGGTCCTCGAGAAGCGCCACGTCGTTCGGATCCACGGCTTCGGGATCGATCTTCACACGGTGCACGGAAAAATCACCCCCCACCTCCACCTCCACCATTCCTCCCCCGGCCGATCCGGTCACCCGAAGCTCGGTGAGGGTCTCCTGAATACGTTGCATCCGCTCCGGAAGGTCCTGGAGCTGCTTCAGCACATCAAAGGGGTTCATAATCACTCCTCACTTCACGATCTCGCCTTTGAATATACGCCGAACCTGTTCAACCGGCTCCTCGATCTGCACGTCTTCCCCCGGGCTCCTGTCCTCCTGTCCTCGCATCCGTCCCAGGACACACTCCACACCCCTCCCCGCCACTTCCTCGAACAATCTCTTTATGACATCCACCTGTTCCTCGCAAAGGGCGAGGGGAGCCTTGGAAGAGAACAGGATCTCCACCCGTCGTCCCTGGATCCGCCACTGCCCCTGTGAAAGAGCCGCCTGGAGCGTGGGGGAATGGGCGCGGGCCCTTGCGAGCACCGCTTCCCTGATCTCTCCAGGGGACCGGGGTCCCGCACCCTCCTCTCGGGAATCCGGCGCACCCTCGGGAGGAGGAGAGGCCTGAACCGCTCCTCCGACGAGCCCCGCCCGCAGGCGTTCGAGTCTCGACACCAGATCCTCGGAAGAGACCCACCTGCGAAGGTGGGCGAGTCGGGAGACGAGGAGTTCGAGATCATACCGCTGGTTGAGGGAATATCGTATGTTGCGATACGTCTCCAGGATCAGTTCCATCGCCCGCTCGAGCTGGGCGGGAGAAAAGGCCGTACGCACCGATTTCGAGAACCGCGAAGGTGCGACCCCCAGGATGCTCTCCCGTTCGATGCCGGCCTCAACCAGGGTGAGCGCCCGAAAGTACTCGGCAAGATCCACCACGCACTGCTCGACCGACACCCCGGACATCAGGATTTCATGGACGAGATCGAGAGCACCTTTCACCTCCTCCCTCGCACAGGCCTCGACCACTGCCTGGAGGCGTTCGAACCCCACGAGACCCAGCTTCTCCTGGATGAGGGCGTACGACAGCCTCCCCTCGGAAAAGGAGACCACCTGGTCGAAGAGGGTGTAGGCATCGCGCAAGGATCCGTCGGCTTCCTTTGCGATCCAGGAAAGAGCCTCCTCCTCGACCTCTACCTGCATCTCCGAGGCCGCCTCTCTGAGGAGGCTCGCTATCACCTCTGGAGAGATGAGCCGGAAATGATACTGCTGACACCTCGATCGGATGGTTGCAGGGACCCTCTGGAGTTCGGTGGTCGCGAAGATGAAGACCACGTAGGGAGGCGGCTCTTCTATGGTCTTGAGGAGGGCGTTGAAGGCGCTGTTGGAGAGCATGTGCACCTCGTCGATGATGTACACCTTGTAGCGCGCCTTGCCGGGGGCGAAGAGGACCTCCTCACGTATCACCCTGACGTCGTTCACAGACGTGTTGGAAGCACCATCGATCTCGATCACATCGATGGCGGTACCCTGGGAGATCTCTTTGCAGCTGGTGCACGTCCCGCACGGTTCGGGAGTCACGCCCTGCTCACAGTTGAGAGCCTTCGCCAGTATCCTGGCTGCGGACGTCTTTCCCACCCCGCGAGGTCCCGAGAAGAGGTACGCGTGAGCCACACGCCCCGCCTTCAACGCATTGGTGAGGGTGGAGACCACGAACTCCTGCCCCTTGAGATCCTTGAACGTCTGCGGCCTTCGCCTGTTGGCGGTCACCTCAAAGGACATGAACACCTCCCCTACACATCGAGTTCCTCCGGGATCCCTCCTATCACCTTTCCCGCCTCGAAGGCCACCAGGAATCCGGAGCCCGGGCGTGTGAGATCTATCCCCTGTTTCTTGAGGAGGTCTGCGAGATAGTCGGCCTGTTCCACACTGGAGAGTATCCCCATGTAGGTCTTGGAATAAGGAGTACGGGAGTGGAAGAACTTCACCCCCGCGAAGATGGGTATGTCGTAGAGGAGCTTCTTCTGAAGGGTCTCTGTCTCCAGGATCACGGTCGTTTGAGCCCCCACCTCCACCAGACTGGAAGAGACTTCCTGCTCCTTCCCTTCCTCGTTGATACAGAGGAGGAAGACGACTTTCGCCGCCTTCCCCTCCTTCACGAGGGGAACCACATCAGCCTGCGCGAGGATGTCACGGAACTCCTCCGGGGAAGAGGAGAGGATCAGCCTGTTTCTGAGGGCCTCCTCCTTGAGGATGCGGGAGAGTTTCGCGAGCACTTGGAGATACTGAGTCCCCTGATCCGCAGGAAAGAGAAAGCTGAAGAGGAGACGGACCGGTTTTCCATCCACGCTCCCGTACTTCATCCCCTCGGGTATGGTGGCCGCGATGATGACCGCATGGGGGAGTCCCTCCATCTTGCAATGGGGGATGGCGATTCCCTCTCCTATTCCCGTGGTGCTCTGCGCCTCTCTCGCGAGGAGCTCGTTCAGCACCGGCTCCTCCATCTCTCCCGGCACGAGACCCACTTCGCACGCTCTGCGTACCAGTATTTTGAAGAGTTCCTCCTTCTTCTTGTAGGCCTTCATGTTGAGGAAGATCCCCTCGGGCTTGAGATAGTCGATCACATACATGGCCCCCTCCTTCGAGGTTTCATTTTCCCTCCTGGGAGAAAAAAATTCAATCTCATGCCGAGCCCCGATACGAGAGTTTGAGGACCGGCGGGGGTATGAGTGCGGTGATCACCACCACCAGCACGGTGAGCGAGAACTCCACGTGGGAGAAGATCCCCCTATCCATGGCCATGGAGGCCACGATGAGGGCCACCTCCCCTCTGGGGATCATCCCCACCCCCACGCGTAGGGCCTGGATCGGGGAGAATCCCCCCAGGAGCGCACCGCTTCCAGCCCCTATGAGCTTGGTGAAGAGGGCGATGGAGGCGAGGAGCACGATGTAGACCGGATCGCCCGAGATCCCCTCGATGTAGGTCTCGAGCCCTATGGTGATGAAGAATATCGAGACGAAGAAGCTCTGTCCGAGATCCTCGATTCCCTCGAGGATGGTGCGCCTGAACTCGGTCTGACTGAGATAGAGTCCGGCGAGATAGGCACCCGTGATCTCCGCGACACCCACCTGTTCCGCC from Spirochaeta thermophila DSM 6192 includes these protein-coding regions:
- a CDS encoding YbaB/EbfC family nucleoid-associated protein, with the protein product MNPFDVLKQLQDLPERMQRIQETLTELRVTGSAGGGMVEVEVGGDFSVHRVKIDPEAVDPNDVALLEDLVKAALTNALGKLRTELVGKLQSGLFPPLLGGV
- the dnaX gene encoding DNA polymerase III subunit gamma/tau, translated to MSFEVTANRRRPQTFKDLKGQEFVVSTLTNALKAGRVAHAYLFSGPRGVGKTSAARILAKALNCEQGVTPEPCGTCTSCKEISQGTAIDVIEIDGASNTSVNDVRVIREEVLFAPGKARYKVYIIDEVHMLSNSAFNALLKTIEEPPPYVVFIFATTELQRVPATIRSRCQQYHFRLISPEVIASLLREAASEMQVEVEEEALSWIAKEADGSLRDAYTLFDQVVSFSEGRLSYALIQEKLGLVGFERLQAVVEACAREEVKGALDLVHEILMSGVSVEQCVVDLAEYFRALTLVEAGIERESILGVAPSRFSKSVRTAFSPAQLERAMELILETYRNIRYSLNQRYDLELLVSRLAHLRRWVSSEDLVSRLERLRAGLVGGAVQASPPPEGAPDSREEGAGPRSPGEIREAVLARARAHSPTLQAALSQGQWRIQGRRVEILFSSKAPLALCEEQVDVIKRLFEEVAGRGVECVLGRMRGQEDRSPGEDVQIEEPVEQVRRIFKGEIVK
- a CDS encoding PTS sugar transporter subunit IIA, producing MYVIDYLKPEGIFLNMKAYKKKEELFKILVRRACEVGLVPGEMEEPVLNELLAREAQSTTGIGEGIAIPHCKMEGLPHAVIIAATIPEGMKYGSVDGKPVRLLFSFLFPADQGTQYLQVLAKLSRILKEEALRNRLILSSSPEEFRDILAQADVVPLVKEGKAAKVVFLLCINEEGKEQEVSSSLVEVGAQTTVILETETLQKKLLYDIPIFAGVKFFHSRTPYSKTYMGILSSVEQADYLADLLKKQGIDLTRPGSGFLVAFEAGKVIGGIPEELDV